The following proteins are encoded in a genomic region of Zea mays cultivar B73 chromosome 9, Zm-B73-REFERENCE-NAM-5.0, whole genome shotgun sequence:
- the LOC109942644 gene encoding glutathione S-transferase T3-like, whose protein sequence is MGSDWNQVMSQYGSFLSQIDEQPIGTQHSEFPVHGQPEGSRTAAVTKKPSQRTKLANFTAEEDIRVCHAWLAVSCDPIINTGQKRQGFWSRITEAYNSRRGTLPERSTKSLMSRWDTIKTQCSTFAGYMMAVLRQNPSGLSDADKTSLAASRFAAIEKKPFHFLHCWAILKDQPKWMDNHMGQQHQQANANPTHSNTVDLDAEESVPSSFTSKRPLGRDSSKEKAKRTKSVDTSSSDSEFMTRMGDLSLERLSVYKTAVTTEEKKLDSMNRNERQKLLLEKKKLNLEKLRLERQKRKEDKEEEIMILSMDLSKCNPLLRQYYEAKQQEILARVTGSTSSGQ, encoded by the exons ATGGGGAGTGATTGGAACCAGGTCATGTCTCAATATGGAAGCTTCCTTAGCCAGATTGATGAACAGCCTATCGGAACACAACACTCTGAATTTCCAGTTCATGGGCAACCCGAGGGCTCAAGAACAGCAGCTGTTACTAAAAAACCAAGTCAAAGAACTAAGCTAGCAAACTTCACTGCTGAAGAGGACATCAGGGTATGCCATGCATGGCTTGCTGTTAGTTGCGATCCCATTATTAACACAGGCCAGAAACGTCAAGGTTTTTGGAGTAGAATTACTGAAGCATAcaactcaagacgaggaacaTTGCCAGaaaggtccacaaaatctttgatgAGTAGATGGGATACTATCAAAACACAGTGTTCCACTTTCGCTGGATACATGATGGCAGTCCTCCGACAGAATCCTAGTGGACTCAGTGACGCAGACAAG acaTCACTGGCAGCTTCTAGGTTTGCAGCAATTGAGAAGAAGCCTTTCCACTTTTTACACTGTTGGGCCATTCTTAAGGACCAACCAAAATGGATGGACAACCACATGGGTCAACAACATCAGCAAGCGAACGCTAATCCCACACATTCTAACACTGTCGATTTGGATGCAGAAGAATCTGTACCATCAAGCTTCACATCCAAGAGGCCCCTTGGTCGAGATTCTTCGAAGGAAAAGGCAAAGAGGACTAAATCTGTGGACACATCTTCATCAGATTCTGAGTTTATGACACGCATGGGTGATCTATCTTTGGAGCGCCTGTCAGTTTACAAAACAGCTGTTACAACTGAGGAAAAGAAGTTGGATTCAATGAACAGAAATGAGAGGCAGAAATTGCTCCTTGAAAAGAAGAAGTTAAACCTAGAGAAATTAAGGCTTGAAAGGCAGAAACGAAAGGAAGACAAGGAAGAGGAGATAATGATCTTAAGCATGGATTTGAGCAAATGTAACCCTCTCCTCCGGCAGTACTatgaagccaagcaacaagagattCTGGCAAGGGTTACTGGGTCTACTTCATCTGGGCAGTGA
- the LOC103639229 gene encoding protein ALP1-like, with product MNPYLENNFLVRLMEEMEEEEEELQLARHMVNRRRRARNERRHGGSIPGRVRIHRDHMSGDARIRADYFGANPVYTDAQFRRRFRMRRHVFERLVDAVQQVDPYFIQRPNCAGEMGLSALQKVVAAVRILAYGIPADAVDEYVRIGESTAHEALKHFCTAVQTAFAPYYLRAPNAEDIARLLQVGESRGFPGMLGSVDCMHWEWRNCPSSWKGMFTGRGKHPTMILEAVASYDLWIWHAYFGLPGSCNDINVLHRSNLFERHLSGDTPPVSFTVNGHTYNMGYYLADGIYPDWPAFVKTIRNPYDVRTQHFATIQESARKDIERAFGVLQKRWGVVRGPAYGWSPEHIGDIMKTCIILHNMIVEDEGPLSLNTTFENIGVLADTSQGSMEERNDFVNERYNQLKDRNKYTQLQVDLIHHHWARHGSGVA from the exons ATGAATCCCTACTTAGAAAACAATTTTCTTGTGCGCTTGATGGAAGAaatggaagaggaagaagaagagttgcAGTTGGCGAGGCACATGGTCAATAGGAGGCGACGTGCACGCAATGAGCGTCGTCATGGTGGTTCGATTCCAGGGCGTGTTAGGATTCATCGTGATCACATGAGCGGCGATGCAAGAATCCGAGCGGACTACTTTGGAGCCAACCCCGTGTACACGGATGCTCAATTTCGTAGGAG GTTCCGCATGCGTCGCCATGTCTTTGAGCGCCTTGTTGATGCTGTGCAACAAGTGGATCCTTATTTTATTCAACGTCCAAATTGTGCGGGTGAGATGGGTCTTTCTGCTctacagaaagttgttgctgctGTTCGAATCCTTGCTTACGGTATTCCAGCTGATGCCGTTGACGAATACGTGCGTATTGGCGAATCTACTGCTCATGAGGCATTAAAACACTTTTGCACGGCCGTCCAAACCGCGTTTGCTCCGTACTATCTTCGTGCACCAAATGCAGAAGATATCGCACGCCTTCTCCAAGTTGGCGAGTCACGTGGGTTTCCTGGTATGCttggtagtgttgattgcatgcattgggagtggcgtaACTGCCCAAGTTCATGGAAGGGGATGTTTACAGGGCGTGGTAAACATCCTACCATGATCTTGGAAGCTGTTGCGTCGTATGACCTGTGGATATGGCATGCATATTTTGGTCTGCCAGGTAGTTGCAACGACATAAATGTTCTTCATCGTTCAAACCTTTTCGAAAGGCATCTTAGCGGTGACACACCACCCGTTTCATTCACTGTGAATGGGCACACGTACAATATGGGATATTACCTAGCAGACGGGATTTACCCAGACTGGCCTGCATTTGTGAAGACAATCCGTAACCCATACGACGTTAGAACCCAACACTTTGCAACAATTCAAGAGTCTGCTCGAAAAGATATAGAACGAGCTTTCGGTGTACTCCAGAAGAGATGGGGTGTGGTCCGTGGACCTGCATACGGTTGGAGTCCTGAACACATTGGGGACATCATGAAAACATGCATAATATTGCACAACATGATAGTAGAAGACGAAGGTCCATTGTCTTTGAACACAACCTTTGAAAACATCGGAGTGCTGGCAGACACAAGTCAAGGTTCAATGGAAGAGCGCAACGACTTCGTCAATGAAAGGTACAACCAACTGAAAGACCGCAACAAATATACTCAGCTTCAGGTTGATCTGATACACCATCACTGGGCGCGCCATGGATCCGGAGTTGCATAG